In Patagioenas fasciata isolate bPatFas1 chromosome 11, bPatFas1.hap1, whole genome shotgun sequence, the following proteins share a genomic window:
- the KIAA1210 gene encoding acrosomal protein KIAA1210 homolog isoform X3, which translates to MPCISLITGNNCRISPFWRQVFHRSSSVFICSFLWMVPSGASSRPISPSSSAAAGAPGSGGSSSLPIDFTTPASPLGCLDTSAARHRIAINPRKQKGFTSKNQQSPQVEQLENEACLPATPEKKGNQTELLQNDQHKSDWEGLSAQVGYCAKGGGSKEMPDIKSPTDAARDSCGSTLVAEDSCALLQEGACLPGLEHHCKAAAPVLRPEPSPVNLEERHCGKASYCSDESVDELKLHQQNTNTEVSALPKLQQIEGGAVAFPDVLVADLFSNGVETECIDILAGVAQRSLVNSVDPKVKDQEKGDPLFIGKVEACLAAIESHPDHAVTDTAPSTSQVAGADSESSSDIKTVTVLKPENSSVTRNDKNPCEIMEFQSSKGNAENKMDTAASLSEAGCMLPPSKLEVCFTAETVPVSRGNQGSQQANTPHIPEKLSIGCLASSSLVGLKSNLSSNDNSKECQISSSASHRKIMEDRPSADENVKSVLKNASAKPVRFTIAPAWQRSLSGGSNSKEDSYTRSSPTSPIRPELFEGVTKEHTRFDAVIQESAKNSSDRFDRHCKDSELHLNSSMEWPDREAQNVENPFGVRLRRTSSLLKYQNESRAESPKLLPSAVPTASVKEDQKSAGTGKPPPGLPVSTKSFVPKADLLEDKNPPKIRSEEVAKKQNGHKPSEKVSSPLLETASSEPAWVSMAKLKQKGFQEHPLAKECKAEDKALTKVDQEEQGICASEHTLKKNIPSSLSSQDKKMQMKTSVSAAAGKVGPIAQEASVIPAVAKEARHCSNLPMTPCSPAEPPWLSLAKKKAKAWSEMPQIVQQQMT; encoded by the exons ATGCCCTGCATCTCTCTTATCACAGGAAATAATTGCAGGATCAGCCCATTCTGGCGCCAGGTATTCCACAGGAGCAGCTCTGTGTTCATTTGCAGTTTTCTTTGGATG GTACCTTCTGGAGCTTCCTCCAGGCCCATCAGTCCTTCATCCTCTGCCGCTGCGGGGGCCCCCGgctcaggaggcagcagctcccttcCCATTGACTTCACCACCCCTGCCAGTCCCCTCGGCTGCCTGGACACCTCCGCAGCCAGGCACAGGATTGCCATAAACCCCCGCAAACAGAAGGGCTTCACCAGCAAGAATCAGCAAAGCCCCCAG GTGGAACAGCTGGAAAATGAAGCATGTCttcctgcaaccccagaaaagAAGGGAAATCAAACAGAATTACTTCAGAATGACCAGCATAAAAGTGATTGGGAAG GCTTATCAGCCCAGGTGGGATATTGTGCAAAGGGAGGCGGTTCTAAGGAGATGCCAGATATAAAAAGTCCCACTGATGCTGCCCGTGACTCTTGTGGTTCAACACTTGTGGCCGAAGACTCTTGTGCTTTGCTGCAAGAGGGTGCGTGCCTTCCAGGCCTGGAGCATCACTGCAAAGCAGCTGCACCCGTTCTGAGGCCTGAGCCTTCTCCAGTGAACCTGGAGGAACGTCACTGTGGAAAAGCATCATACTGTTCAGATGAGTCCGTTGATGAATTGAAATTACATCAGCAAAATACTAATACTGAAGTATCTGCACTTCCAAAATTGCAACAAATTGAAGGAGGAGCTGTTGCGTTTCCAGATGTACTAGTAGCTGACTTGTTTAGCAATGGTGTGGAAACGGAGTGCATAGATATATTGGCAGGTGTTGCACAAAGGTCCTTAGTAAATTCTGTGGACCCAAAAGTCAAAGACCAGGAAAAAGGGGATCCACTGTTTATTGGCAAAGTAGAAGCCTGCTTGGCAGCTATTGAGAGTCATCCTGACCATGCTGTCACAGATACTGCACCAAGCACTTCACAGGTTGCGGGAGCTGATTCAGAGTCATCTTCTGACATCAAGACAGTGACTGTTTTGAAGCCTGAAAACAGTTCAGTAACAAGAAATGACAAAAACCCTTGTGAAATAATGGAATTTCAGTCATCCAAAGGcaatgcagaaaacaaaatggacactgctgcatctctctcggAAGCAGGTTGCATGCTACCTCCCAGTAAACTGGAAGTATGTTTtacagcagaaactgttcctgttTCGAGGGGCAACCAAGGCAGTCAACAGGCCAACACACCGCACATTCCTGAAAAACTTTCCATTGGCTGTCTTGCCTCTTCAAGTTTGGTGGGCTTGAAGAGTAATCTCTCTTCCAATGATAACAGTAAGGAGTGCCAGATAAGCAGTTCAGCTTCTCACAGAAAAATCATGGAAGACAGGCCATCTGCAGATGAAAATGTAAAAAGTGTGCTGAAGAATGCTTCTGCTAAACCAGTTAGATTTACCATTGCACCAGCATGGCAAAGATCTCTCTCAGGGGGTTCGAATTCAAAGGAAGATTCCTACACCAGAAGTTCCCCAACATCCCCTATAAGACCAGAGTTGTTTGAAGGAGTGACCAAAGAACACACACGTTTTGATGCAGTCATCCAGGAATCAGCAAAAAACAGCTCAGACAGATTTGATCGGCATTGTAAGGACAGTGAATTGCATTTGAATTCTTCCATGGAGTGGCCTGACCGTGAAGCACAAAATGTTGAAAACCCATTTGGGGTCAGACTAAGGAGAACATCATCTTTACTAAAATACCAGAACGAAAGCCGTGCTGAGTCTCCAAAGCTGCTCCCCTCAGCTGTTCCCACTGCATCAGTCAAGGAGGACCAGAAATCGGCAGGCACTGGGAAGCCACCTCCAGGCCTTCCTGTCAGCACAAAATCATTTGTTCCAAAAGCAGATCTCCTAGAAGACAAAAATCCTCCCAAGATAAGATCAGAAGAAGTGGCAAAGAAGCAAAATGGTCATAAACCTTCAG AAAAAGTCTCCTCTCCACTTTTGGAAACTGCTTCCTCTGAACCAGCTTGGGTCTCCATGGCGAAACTAAAACAAAAGGGTTTCCAGGAACACCCTCTTGCCAAAGAATGTAAAGCTGAAGACAAAGCTTTGACCAAAGTGGATCAAGAGGAG CAAGGGATCTGTGCTAGTGAGCACACACTGAAGAAGAATATACCTTCCAGCTTGAGCTCTCAGGACaagaaaatgcaaatgaagaCCAGTGTGTCTGCTGCAGCAG